ATAATGTCATGGCGGCAATTGCCGAGCATCTTGCCGGACGTTTATCAATTGAGCAGTTAGCTGAATGGGCGTTCGATCACTTTTACAGCCTCGAACAGGGTGAAGTGACTGTTCCGGCAGGTGAGGAGTCGCTTATCCGCGAGGTGCTGGACGAGCTGATGTTTGCCGATAGCGATGTTTGTTCGTTATCGGCCCATGAATTACAACAGTTGATGGAACGATTGGCACAGGTATGAAAATCCAACCACATCCCCGCTTACGCGGCATGATGGTCGGCGACGAAGTCTATTCATACCACTACAATCTGGCTGCAAAAGTAGCCGATATCTTTCCAGCCGCTGTCTGTGTTCGGATCGGTGTCCTCTCCACCGAATCACCGATGGAGCTGAGTCACACACCACAGTTGTGGCGAGCCGATGAAATCGAGAATTTGTCGGTTTGCCGTTACTGTGGTACACGTGACGGTGTGCGGGTGGTGAGTGACCGGGGCATTCCTTTTCGGGTGTGCGTTCAGTGTTTGCCGCCTGACGCAGAATGAGAACGCCGCGGTATTTCCGCAATCTACCCCTCTACCAGCACCATCGTCAGAGTGGGCATGGTTGCGGTCCTTGAGATACCTGCCCTATTGCGGGTATAGGAATCTGGCATTGTTCTCATCAAACTCACGTATGCCAACACAACGTGAGCGAAGGTTGCCTGGTATCAAATCTAAAAATACAGTGCATGGCCCGCAATTCAAAACGTGCTCTTCCACTACTCCCTCGTTCGCCACATCTCTCGTATGGTAATGCGAACAATCCGTAGGGGCGGGTTTTGAACCCGCCCCCTACGGAAACCTGCTCATCCGTATTATGTAGATGACACCTACGGATTGTTGCGGAAAAGATGAATTGTCATCATTCACCGCATATTCGGTGACAGGCAGTGATGTTATCACTCAAGATTTGCTGTCATACCATCACCACGATGCATAGCAGCGTAACAGCCGGTACAGCGTCGAGACAGCTTTATTCCCCTTTGCGGAGCCACTTGACCATCTGCCAGCCACCCGGCAGTGCAATCGCAGCAAGGACGATCTTGAGCGCATCACCAGGCAGGAACGGCAATACACCCTTCAACAAGGCATTTTCAAACCCAATGAAGAAGCCCAACCACGTTGCGCCAATCGCGTAGATCAACAAGTTCGCTAACACCATGACGGCCACTGCCGGCATAAAGCGACGATCCCAGCCACGGTCGGCCAGCCAGCCACACAGTGCTGCCGCCAACGGGAAAGAAATCAAATAGCCACCCGTCGCCCCCACAAGGTGCGTGTACCCGCTTGAACCACCGGCAAAGAAGGGCAAGCCAATGACACCTTCAAGCAGATAGAGCAAGAGCGCCAGCAATCCCAAACGCGGCCCCAGCAGACTCCCGACCAGCAAGACACCGAATGTCTGACCGGTAATCGGTACGGGCGAGAAAGGCAGCAGCGAGATACGAATCTGCGCACTCAGTGCTACCAGCAGACTTCCCAGCACAACCAGCAGCGTATCAGCGACCCAGGCCTTTGCCAGCCAGCCTCGACGTGGTAAAACCGCCTGCGCCAGTGTCCCCGTTGTGGTCAATGTCTGATTCATGACACCTCCACTCAGTACAGCGTACTTCTTCCCTCTCTGAAAGACCTGATGATCCGATGGCACACTATCCATGACCACCGCTAACCAGGTACATCACATCGGTGCTGATAGTATATCCGATCTTGTACCGGTGCAGTAACAGGCGTTCTACCACGAGAGAAGCGTTAGATCAGGTTCCTGGATCAATACCCGCTTAATCCACACAATGATGGCTCAACCTCCAGTTCCAAAGCCTCTTCATCAGTCAGAGGTTGCAGCCCCAAATTGACACGCCAGAAGGTATCGACCGCTGCCGGCAGCTCTGATGATGGCGTGGTCACCATTGGCAGCAACGACGCTGCACTGTCAACCTGCAACGCCGGATGCTGTGCGCGCAGCGCAGCAAACGGTGCGGCTACTACACCATCGGATCGGGTTTCAGCCAGACTCAGGAATGAAGATGGTAGTATCAGCGTCCGATCATCGACCAGCGTCGGCAGAACTTCCTGCAAACTACGGAAGAGCAACGCTGTCCATTCCTGGGCATGACCACCGAGGTCGGTACGACCACATCCATTCAGAAGCAGGGCATCACCGGTCAACAAGAAGCGATCACCCATTGGCGAGATCACGCGGTAGACCAGATGACCGGGTGTGTGACCGGGGAACCAGTGGGCTTCGATCAATAATTGCCCCAGTGCTACCCGTTCACCGCCAAGCAAGGGGACATACGTCAGATGAGCCGGCGATAGGGTTCGTGGATGAAGGGCATCGTAGGGATGCATCGCCAGTAACGCCTTCCGCTCACCGGCCAGCGCTGCTCCACCCGACAGCCGCCCTGCTGCGAGATGGGTTAACAATACCCGTGTTATGTCGGCGTCAGCCGCAGCAGCCACCTCCTGATACAGGTGAATATGGCGACCAGGATCAACGACAGCAGCTTCACCGGCACTGATGATCACATAACTGAGATCACCACGCGCCGGGCGGATGATCTGGATAATGCGTCCCCAACCGGCATTAACCACATCGCGAACATCGTAGAAATCAAGCCAGGCTTGAAATCCGCCACGCAGGTAGCGGGTGGCAATCCCACGAGCGGCTAACAGTTCGGCGACATACTGCGATGAACCTTCTTTAGCGCAAATAACTGTCAGGAGTTGATCCGTCGGCACCTGGGCTACCGCACTCTCTTCATCTTCGATAAACGCAAAGTACGGAATGTTGAGGGTTGGTACCGGGTATCGCCCACGTATCCGATTGCGGGCATATTCCAGTTCATTCCGCACATCAAGAATAAACAGGGGTTGTCCGGCCAGGAGTTCGGCATACAATTCCGCCGGTTCTAAGACACTAAGCCCGGATGGCGGATAGTTGAGAGTTGTCATTGTACGCTCCTTTGCGTTGGTTGATTGTGCAGGCAAATACAACGTTAAGATGAGTGTAGAGGTTGCAACACGGTGAAACAAGTACAATCCAGGTGACCTGAGTTGTCGTTTGTTTCTCGAATATATCATTGGGCAGGCGCACCGGCTCAGCAGGTTTTGAACCCGTCGCCATACCATACCCGGCAAGACTGCGACTCAGGCCGCCCGCATACCTCGCCTGATCACAATCCACCGCTCAGAATGGCTGCACAACCCTATACCTGTTCCAGCCTAGAGCCTGCCAGCCCCTCACGCAGTCACCCCATATATCGCAAAGACGCGATATAATACAAAGTACCGGAGGTCAGTCTCATAACCAGTGAGGAGTGCGCGGTGAGCGTCTATAATCCCAATGATGCCGATTTTGCGTTTACGCTTGGGATCGAAGAGGAGTACCAGATTGTTGATCCCGAAACACGCGAGTTACGCAGTTACATTACGCAAATTCTTGAGCCGGGCCGTACCATTCTACGCGAGCAGATCAAGCCAGAGATGCACCAGAGCATCGTTGAGGTAGGCACACGTCCCTGCCGCACGATCAGTGAGGCAAGAGCGGAAATTGTTCGTCTGCGGAGTGCGATTGCCGGCCTGGCAGCACGTCATAACTTGCGGATTGTCGCTGCCGGTACCCATCCCTTCTCCTCGTGGATGCAGCAAGAGATCACGCCCGATGAACGCTACCATATGGTCGTGGGCGAGATGCAAGACGCAGCGTTACAACTGCTGATCTTCGGTATGCACTGCCACATCGGGATGCCAAATAACGAGGTTGCAATTGAGCTGATGAATGTGGCCCGCTACATCTGCCCGCACTTACTGGCCCTGAGCACCTCTTCACCGTTCTGGATGGGACGCAATACCGGCTTTAAGTCCTACCGCAGTGTTATCTTCAGCACCTTCCCGCGCACCGGGATTCCGCCAACCTTCCACTCAGCCAGCGAGTTTGAACGGTACGTTCAATTGCTGGTCAATACCGGCTGTATCGATAACGGCAAGAAGATCTGGTGGGATCTCCGCCCGCACCCCTTCTTTGGCACACTCGAATTCCGCGTCTGCGACATTGCCACGAAAGTCGAAGAGTGTCTGGCCCTTGCCGCAACCATGCAGGCCCTGATCGTGAAGTTCTATACCATGTTTGAAGAGAACACGACCTTCCGCGTCTATCGCCGCGCCCTGATCAACGAGAACAAGTGGCGCGCTCAGCGTTGGGGGTTAGACGGGAAGCTGATCGATTTCGGCAAACGAAAAGAGGTTGAGGCAAAGGCGCTGGTGCACGAAATCGTCGAACTGGTCGACGATGTGGTTGACATGCTGGGGTCGCGACGTGAGGTAGAATATCTGCTCAAGATCGTCGAAAACGGCACCAGTGCTGATCGACAGTTGCGTGTCTTCGCCGAAACCAATGATCTCAAGGCAGTGGTTGATAATTTGATGGTGGAGACGATGGAAGGTGTGCCGGCGATGGCATTTGAGGCGGATGTGCAAAGCCAGGCAGCGCATAGCTAGGCCAGCATACTAGAGAGGATTTCAACATGGACGTTGAATTAACCCCAGAACAGCAGTTTATTCGGCAAACGGTGCGTGAATTCGCCGAAAAAGAGATCGCGCCGAAAGCGCGATATGTCGATGAGCATAGTGCATTTCCAAGCGAAACCTTCGCCAAAATGGCCCAGCTCGGCCTGATGGGGCTGCCTTTTCCCGAAGAGTACGGCGGTGCCGGTGCCGATAGTGTCAGCACCGCTATCGCCATCGAGGAAGTTGCTCGCTGCTGTGGCAGCACGGCGCTTGCCTACGCTGCCCATCTCGGTCTGGGTAGTGCCCCAATTGCGATGTTCGGCACTGAAGAACAGAAACGGCGCTTTCTCGTACCGGCTGCCAAAGGTGAGTATCTGGCAGCGTTCGGTCTGACCGAACCGCACGCCGGTTCAGACGCCGGTGCCACACGCACCACTGCCCGCCTGGTCGGCGACGAGTGGGTGATCAACGGCCAGAAGATGTGGATCACGAATGCCCCCATCGCCGGCCACATCATCGTGACCGCCGTGACCGACCCCGATCTGGGTAAGAAGGGTATCTCGGCGTTTATCGTTCCCCGTGGCACCCCAGGGCTAAGCTTCGGCAAGCACGAACCGAAGATGGGGTTACGTGGTTCGGTAAGTACTGCGGTGATGCTTGACGATGTGCGTGTTCCCCGGGAAAATCTGCTCGGTGAGCGCGGACGCGGATTCATCCAGTTTTTACAGGTTCTCGACGGTGGTCGGATTGGGATCGGGGCGATGGCGATCGGCCTGGCTCAGGCCGCCTACGAGGCTGCGGTAGCCTATGCCCGCGAACGAACGGCGTTTGGCAAACCGATTGGCGCTCATCAGTCGGTTGCGAATATGATTGCCAATATGGCGGTTGATCTGGCCGCAGCACGTGCGCTGGTCTACGGCGCGGCCCGCCTGAAAGATGCCGGTCGCCCCTATACCCGCGAGGCAGCGATTGCCAAACTCTTTGCCTCGGAAGCGTCAGAGCGTATCTGTCGCGATGCCATTCAAGTCTTTGGTGGTTATGGCTACAGCCAGGAGTATCCGGTGGAACGTCTCTACCGTGATACCCGCCTGTTGACCATTGGCGAAGGAACGTCGGAAATCTTGCGTGGAGTTATCGCCCATTCCGTTCTTGGCCTGCGCGGATAGCAGCTTGTGCTACAATGGAGGAACGAACGATAGCTTGCTATTGCCTGTGAGGTCTCAGACGAGGAAGTAGTATGACGCAGAGCCAGCCCGAGACCGACCGCGCCGCTCCTGCTATTAATCCCGCAGATTTGCAGGCACTGATCGCGCAGGGACGGCAACAAGGCTTCGTTACATTTGAGGATATTCAGCGGCTGGTTCCCAACCCTGATGAGTCGATTGAATTGATCGACTCCATCTATGCCGCATTAGCCGAGGCCGGTGTTCCGGTTCAGGAAGGTGATGAAACAGCTCTGGACGATGAGCCGTCATCACCTGCCACAATGGACCTCGATCTCGATGACGAGTTGTCAGACGCATTGCTCAGCGATAGCGTCCGCCTCTATCTGCGCGAAATTGGTCAGGTTCCCCTGCTCACCGCAGAACAAGAGAAGCGACTCGCGCAGTTGATCGAGCAGGGCCAGGAGGCCGAGCGCAAGCTGGCGACGCTGCCACCCGATAGCCCGGAAGCAGCCCGCTTGAAACAATTGAAGGCGAAGGGTGAAGAGGCGCGACAGCAAATGGCAGCCGCTAATCTGCGCCTCGTGGTTAGTATTGCCAAACGCTACCGTGACCGTGGCCTGCCCCTCCTCGATCTCATTCAAGAAGGCAGCCTCGGATTACTGCGTGCCATCGAAAAATTTGATTACACCAAAGGCTACAAGTTCAGTACATACGCCACATGGTGGATCAAGCAGGCACTTTCCCGGGCCCTCGCCGATCAGTCACGCCTGGTACGACTCCCGGTGCATCTTGGCGAAACCCTTAACCGGATTCAGTCGGCCCGTCGGCAACTCACCCAATCGCTCGGTCGTGAACCAACCGATACTGAGCTGGCGAACCATCTTGGGATGAGCGAAGAGAAGCTGCGCGAGCTGCGCCGTACTGCCCAAGACCCGGTATCGCTGGCTACACCGGTCGGCGAAGAGGCCGACAGTACGCTGGCCGACTTCATTCCCGATCCGCACGCGCTCGATGCCGATGATGCTGCTGCCAGCGGCATGCTGCGCCAGCAGATTACGGCTGCTCTCGATCAGCTCAGCGAACGTGAGCGACGGGTGCTTGAGTTGCGTTACGGCCTGGTTGATGGTCAGCCGCGCACGCTCGAAGAGGTCGGTAAAGCGTTTGGCGTTACCCGCGAGCGGGTACGGCAGATTGAAGTCAAGGCGCTGCGCAAGTTGCGCCATCCACGGTTGGGCAAGCTGCTGAAGGATTACCTCGATCAAATTTGAGGGTTTGCGGGTACGTTGGGGCACGTCGCGACGTGCCCATATTTTATTGACAGGCTAGAACCTCCCAGCCTGCCGGTATGGCAGCGCAGAGTATGACCATCACGCACTGGATTGGGTGCCTTACCCACTCATCATGCGCGTGGCGCGGCGTTTGGCGTGCGGCAGCCATGCTGCCGCGCCAGCCGTACACACGATCCGGTGCGTGGCACACCGTTGACCCAAGCACGGAGTCGGTCAGTATTGAGTCTGGTTGCCTTGATCGCTTGTTATGCGCGTGGCGCGGCGTTTGGCGTGCGGCAGCCATGCTCACGATCCAGCGCGTAGCCCACCGTTGACACAAGCATAGACTCGGTTAGTATTGAATCTGGTTGCCTTGATCGCTTGTTATGCGCGTGGCGCGGCGTTTGGCGTGCGGCAGCCATACTGCCGCGCCAGCCGTGCTCAAGATTCGGCGTTTGTCAGGCCGTTGACCCTGTTGGTTTGAGGGATGCCGTGTTTGCCTGTCACGATCATGGGGTCGGTCAGTAATGGCGGGTTTCCAGCCCGCGCGCAGCCATCCCCGCCACCGCCGGATTACTTCCGTGCCAGATTAGCCGCCACCAGGATCGGATCCCAAACCGGCGCAAATGGCGGCGCATAGCTCAGATCAAGCTCAGCCAGATCATCAATCGTCCAGCCGGCTTGCAGCGCAGCCGCAATCGTGTCAATCCGCTTCGCCACACCTTCGCGACCAACCATCTGACCGCCTAGCAAACGGCGTGTATTCCGATCAAATACCAGCGAAACGGTAATCGGCTGATGGCCCGGCATATAGTGTGCCCGTGAGCCAGCTGTGGCCTGCACCGCCTCGGCGGCAAACCCCTCGGCCTGCGCCCGTGCCAGTGACAGCCCGCTCATTGCGGCCTCTAGCGCAAAGACCTTGACCGCTACCGTACCGACAATACCACCAAACCGGGCATCGCCACCCGCCAGATTCTCACCGGCCACACGCCCCTGCTTGTTGGCCGTAGTACCGAGCGGCATCCATACCGGTTTCTGAATCACCCGATGCCACGCTTCAGCCACATCACCCGCTGCCCACACCTGCGGAAGGTTGGTCCGCTGATGATCATCGACGGCAATCGCTCCGGTCGGCCCCAACCCGATCCCGGCAGCCTGGGCAAGCGCAACACCTGGTTTGACCCCAACGGCGAGAATCACAATCTCTGCCGGGATAGTCTGCCCTTCAGCGATAACCGCACGTACCCGTTCATCGCCGACAAGCCCCTGCACCGTCTGGTTCAAACGCAGATCCACCCCCTGTCGGATCAGCTCTGCCTCGATCTGGCTCGCCAGATCGGCATCCATAGCCGGTAGCACCTGGGGCAACCGTTCGATCAGGGTGAGCGATATGCCATGCGCGGCCAGCGCTTCAGCCATCTCTAACCCGATATACCCACCCCCGATAATCACGCCGCTACGCGGTCGTTGTTCGTTCAACCATTCCTTGATCGCCAGCGCATCCTCAACCTGACGCAGCGCAAAGACACCCGCCAGATCAATCCCCGGTAAAGGCGGACGACCAGGTTGCCCACCTGTCGTCACCACCAGGTCGTCCCAATGGTCAACAAACTCGCGTTCGCTGCGCAAATCCCGCACACGCACCGTCTGCCGGTCTGGATCAATCTCCAGCACTTCGTGTCGCACCAGGGCTTGAATGCCTTGCCTGGCGAATTGCTCTGGCGTGCGCACGATCAGGTCTTCAACCCGCGCAATCTCGCCCTTAATGGCATACGGAAAGCCACAGGCACCGTAGCTCACAAATCCCGACCGCTCATACACCACAATTTCAAGCGTTGGATCGGTGCGGCGGGCTTTGGCCGCTGCACTCATGCCTGCCGCCCCACCACCGATCACGACCACCCGTCGCCCCATTCAAATCCTCCGGGTTGCTGAACAGAAAACACCTTTGACTATAAAGATGCACTTGTCACCGCTCAGGTTACGTTTCCGCTCCCCACCAGCGCCAGCACCCCCAGCCCCAGCAACCCGATCAGACACCACGCCATCCCATCATACCCGATCCATCCCACCAGCACCCCTGCACCCACCGGCGCCACCGTGCGGGCCACGGTCAGCAGCGCATTTTGCAGCCCGCTGATCACACCGTAGTTTGCCACCCCGTACTGTTCGGCAATCAGCGCTGCCCGCATGATCGTTTGGGTACCGGCCCCCGCTCCAAACAGCGCCACATAGACCAGCACAGCGATAGGGTGGGTTGAGAGCGTCAGAATCGCCAGGCCAATCATCTGCAACCCAAACAGACCGCCGGTCACCAGCCAGCGCGGCCAGCGTTCGCCGAGAGGGCCGATCAACAGCCGACCGAGGAGCGACATCAAACCGTGCAGGCCGGCCATTGCCGAGGCGAAGGTAAGCTGTTCACCGCGACTGATCAGGTACGGAATGAGATGAACGGTCATAGCGACCGTCGCAAAGCTGCTGATCGCAAACGCAAGGCTGATCAGCCAGAAGCGCGACCTGGCAACCACCGCTCGCCATTGTAATGAAGGTTCAGGTGGATGATTGAGATGGGGGTTTTGAGATACACCATCAGGTTCCAGCCCAAGATCCGCCGGACGGCGGCGCAGTATCAGCGCGTGCGGTGGTATTGTCAGAGAGAGTATCAGCGCCAGGACGATCAGGGCCGAACGCCAGCCCAGCCAATCGACCAGCCAGCCGGAAAGCGGGATGAAGACGAAACTGGCCCACGCCCCGAAAAAGGTCAAAATCTGCAAGGCCCGACCCCGTTCGCGGCGAAACCAGGTTGCGACAATCGCAAAGGCCGGCTCGTAGAGCACAGCAGCACTCGCCAAACCAATCCCAGCCATCACCAGGTAGAGCTGCCCTGGCGTCGTGATTTGTGACCACACGACCAGCAGACCACATCCCAGACTTGAACCAGCCGTCATCAACCACCGACTACCGGCCCGGTCGAGCCACCAGCCCACCAGTGGCGCTGCCAGACCATTGGTCAGCAGCGCCACCGCATAACCGGTAGCGACGACCAGTTGATCAACCGCTAAATCACGGCTCATCGGCAAGATAAAGACGCTGTAGGCATAGTACAAAATGCCCCACGAAATAACCTCCGTGATCGAAACGGTCAAGAGCATGATCCAGCCGTAGTAGATACGACCGGAGTGTAAACGTTTTAACAGCATGAGCGTGATGTTGGCTGCAATTCAATCGTGGCGGAAAACGTATTTGGCACTGGCGAACAGCACACACTGCCATCAGCATCTGGCCCGCTACAAACCCCTGTTTCCGGTAACGTCAACTCAAGTCGCTGCGCAGCTTGCCAATCACCACACAGCGCCGCAGTCACCGAACGCACCTGTTCGTAGCCGGTCAGCAGCAAGAAGGTTGGCGCCCGCCCGTAGCTCTTCATCCCGACCACGAAAAAGTCCGGTTCTGGATGCTGTAATTCTGTCACCCCGTGCGGTGGTACCGTCCCACAACTGTGCAGGTTGGGATCGATCAATGGGGCCAGCGCGACCGGAGCCTCAACAATCGGATCGAGCGCCAGCCGCAATTCACGCACTGGTGCCAGGTCGGGTCGAAACCCGGTACAAACCACAATCTCATCGACTGGCGGCAGAGTACGTTCGCCATCACGCACAATCAACCCATCGGCAGTACGCTGAACCTGATCGGTGTGCCAGCCCGTGACCAGACTCACCCGCCCCGAATCGACCAGTGCCCGTACCTGCTGGCCCAGTCGCCCCCGTTCCGCCAGCGCATCGGCCTCACCACCACCAAAAATCCGTTCGAGCGTAGTCGCATCACGCCGCACCACCCAGGTCACCTGGGTATCTGGGGCGGTCTTCCCGAGCCTGACCAGATCGAGCAGGGTATTGAACGCCGAATGCCCACTCCCGGCTACCAGCACTCGCCGGTTTGCGTAGCGCGCCCGATCCCGACCAAGCACATCGGGAATACCGTAAAAGATATTGTCGGCGGCGTCGCGTTCACCAGGCGCCGGTACCCCGGCTGCACCTAATGGATTGGGCGAGAGATAGGTACCCGAAGCATCGATCACGGCCCGTGCCAGCAACAACGACTCTTGCCCGTTATCGTCAACGATTGTCAACTGAAAGGGCACACGCTGGCGATCACGACCGCGCTGCCGGTCATGGCCACGACGGGCAACAGCCACGACCCGCCGGCGATAGCGAATATGCGGTGCAATCGCCGGCAGATCAGCCAGCGGCATCAGATAGTGCGCAACCAGTTCGGAACCGGTCGGAAATGTATCAGCCGACGGCATCTGCCAGCCGGCAGCAGAGAGCAGACGATTGGCTGCGGCGTCGACGCAATAGCGCCATGGCGTAAACATCTGCACGTGCCCCCAGCGTGAGACAGAAGCACCAGCCTGGTCACCGGCTTCCAGAACGATAAACGATGCACCACGTTCAGCGAGATGGGCAGCCGCAGCCAGACCAACCGGACCGGCACCGATAATCGCGATTGGGAGAGTCATGACGTGTCTTCCTTTCAGCTATTATATCGAAGATCATCGATATACAAACCACAAAAAAACGCCTCTCCATCACCCCATCCAGATCAAGCCTTATCCGGCGTAAGAGAGGCAAAAAACTGATCGATCAACAACCGCACTGTTGCCAGTGCATCCTGGCGAATCGCGTAATAAATCCACTGCCCGCGCCGCTCGCCCTCGATCAGACCACCATCGCGCAGCAATCGCAGGTGGTGCGAAACGGTTGGCTGCTTGACAGGAAGGGCCGCTTCAAGATCACAAACGCAGACGTGACCGGCATTGCGGGCCAGAATGGCCAGCAAGCGCAGACGGATCGGATGCGCAAGCAACGACAATGCATCGGCAAGCTGCGCAGCCTCAGCATCGCTGAGCGTGACCGTGATCGCCGGTGCACAGCAAGACATCACCTGCACGGCTGGTGTTTCCTGATCTGTAGGCTGTGCATTCATACTACCTCCCCGAAATCTTCGACACAGGTAGTATAGCAGTATATTGAAGATTGTCAATATACTGTGCGTGGTGATATTAGCGTAAAGCCTGCGTGCCAGAACTTCAGCTACTCTTAATATTTCCTTAACCAACGACATAGCGTCAGAACGCTATAATAAGACAGGTTGTGCGGTACAACAGAATGACGGCATTAAAGCATAAACACAGCCACGTATGCGATTATTGCGTATCATCTACTTCAGTTTGATCACGCTCCTGCTTGTTGCCTGCGGTACAGGTTTATCACCTACCGCACAGCCAGAAGCTACCCCTTCTCCAACCTCCGAAGCGCCGCTGCTCTCGCCCACAGCGGCGCTTCGCTTGCCGGATACCGATCTCGCCCGGCTTGCCGGCGAAATCAAGATCGACGGATCGAGTACCGTCTTTCCAATCACTGAACGGGTAGCAGTTGCATTCGGCGACCTGGCTCCTGATGTTACAATCCGCCTGGGAGTGAGCGGTACAGGGGGTGGATTTACCCGCTTTTGCGCCGGTGAGACCGACATCTCGAACGCTTCGCGGCCCATCAAGCAGAAAGAAATCGACGCCTGCGCGGCGTCTGGTATCACCTTTATCGAATTACCGGTCGCGTTCGATGGCCTGTCGGTGGTTGTGCATCCGCAAAACACCTGGGTCG
This genomic window from Chloroflexus aurantiacus J-10-fl contains:
- a CDS encoding FAD-dependent oxidoreductase, with translation MTLPIAIIGAGPVGLAAAAHLAERGASFIVLEAGDQAGASVSRWGHVQMFTPWRYCVDAAANRLLSAAGWQMPSADTFPTGSELVAHYLMPLADLPAIAPHIRYRRRVVAVARRGHDRQRGRDRQRVPFQLTIVDDNGQESLLLARAVIDASGTYLSPNPLGAAGVPAPGERDAADNIFYGIPDVLGRDRARYANRRVLVAGSGHSAFNTLLDLVRLGKTAPDTQVTWVVRRDATTLERIFGGGEADALAERGRLGQQVRALVDSGRVSLVTGWHTDQVQRTADGLIVRDGERTLPPVDEIVVCTGFRPDLAPVRELRLALDPIVEAPVALAPLIDPNLHSCGTVPPHGVTELQHPEPDFFVVGMKSYGRAPTFLLLTGYEQVRSVTAALCGDWQAAQRLELTLPETGVCSGPDADGSVCCSPVPNTFSATIELQPTSRSCC
- a CDS encoding ArsR/SmtB family transcription factor — its product is MNAQPTDQETPAVQVMSCCAPAITVTLSDAEAAQLADALSLLAHPIRLRLLAILARNAGHVCVCDLEAALPVKQPTVSHHLRLLRDGGLIEGERRGQWIYYAIRQDALATVRLLIDQFFASLTPDKA